The region ACTATGGCATCAATAATTGAGCAACATCATGATGAGAATGGAATAATATGGCCAATATCAGTTGCTCCTTATCAAGTTTCAGTAATTCCAGTAAATATTAAAGATGAAGCTCAAATGAAAGTTGCAGAAGAAATCTATAATAAACTTAAGAGTATGCATGTAGAAGTAATTATGGATGATAGAAATGAAAGAGCCGGAGTTAAATTTAAGGATTCTGATTTAATAGGAATTCCTATGAGAATAACTGTTGGTAAGAAGATAACAGATGGACAAATTGAATTTAAGCTAAGAAATTCTTCAGATATTGAAGTAATTAATATAGATGAAGTATATAATAAAGTGAAAAATCAATTAGTTTAAAATAGTTTAGATATAGAAAATACAAAAGGAGGTAAAAAATGAGGCTATATAATACATTAACGAGAAAGAAGGAAGAGTTTATACCTATAACTCCAGGAGAGGTAAAGATGTATGTGTGTGGGCCAACGGTATATAACTTCTTTCATATAGGAAACGGAAGAACTTTTATAGTATTTGATACTATTAGAAGATATCTTGAATATAGAGGGTATAATGTTAAGTTTGTACAAAACTTTACTGATATTGACGATAAATTAATTACTAAAGCAAATGATGAAGAAACAACATTAAAAGAAATTGGAGATAGATATATTGCTGAGTATTATAAAGATGCAGATGGATTAAATATAAAAAGAGCTACAGTTAATCCTAGAGCTACAGAATATGTTAACCAAATAATTTCATTTGTTGAAGAGTTAATTGAAAAAGGATATGCATATGAAGTTGATGGAGACGTATATTTTAAAACAAAGAATTTTGAGAGTTATGGAAAACTTTCAGGACAAAGTTTAGAAGACTTACAGGCAGGCGCTAGAATATCAGTAGATGAAAGAAAGCAAGATCCAATGGATTTTGCAATATGGAAAGCATTAAAACCAGGTGAACCAGGTTGGGATTGCCCATGGGGTAAAGGAAGACCAGGCTGGCATATTGAGTGCTCATGCATGGCGAAAAATATTTTAGGTGATACTATAGATATACATGCAGGTGGTTCAGATTTAGTATTCCCTCATCACGAAAATGAAATAGCGCAAAGTGAAGCACTAACAGGTAAGCCATTTGCAAATTACTGGATGCATGCAGCGTTCCTTAATGTTAATAATCAAAAAATGTCTAAGTCTTTAAATAATTTTCTTACTGCAAGAGATGCGCTTGAAAAATATGACGCAGATGTAATAAGATTTTTAATGCTATCAGGGCATTATAGAATTCAGCTTAATTTCTCTGATGATCTTTTGGATTCGGCAAAGGCATCAGTAGAAAGACTATACAATGCTATATCGAATTTAGAAAGCTTATTAGATGAAGTAAGAAGAGAAGAAATTAGTGAAGATGAAAAGAAATACTTAGAGTCTCTAGATTCATATAGACAAAGATATATTGAAAAAATGGATGACGATTTTAATACAGCCGATGCTATTTCTGTACTTTTTGATTTAGCAAGAGATATTAATTCAAATGTTACAGTAGAATCTTCAAAAGGATTAGTAAATGGTGCATTAAGCATAATTAGAGAATTAGGAAATCCATTAGGAATACTACAAAAGTCAACTAAAGTTAGCTTGGAAGAAGAAGTAGAAAAGCTAATAGAAGAGAGACAAAATGCAAGAAAGAATAGAGATTTTGCATTGGCTGATAAAATCAGAGATGATTTGAAGGCTAGAGGCATAATTTTGGAAGACACCCCTCAAGGTGTAAGGTGGAAGAAGATATAATATTTAAGAGAGCTGTAAAAGCTCTCTTTTTCTATAGAAAATTAATAAATCATACTTAGGTCAGTATTTATTTAAATGTTGCATAAGTAGAAACATTAACTACTATTTACAAATGTGATATAATTAAAAGGTTAAATACAAAATAAAGGAGAATCTATTTTGGATAATTTACTTTATGAAAAATTTTCAAGTGAAAAAGCTCGTAGGTTGAATCCGCTTCAACTTGCATTTGTAGGTGATGGAGTTTTTGAAACTTTTATAAGGAATTATATATTAAATAAGAACTGCGAGTTATCGGCACATAAACTTCATTTAGAAGCAATTAAGTATGTAAAAGCTCATGCACAAAGTGAAATAATAAAGAGAATAGAAAAAGAGCTTACAGAGGAAGAATACTATATATATAAAAGAGGAAGAAACACTAAATCAGCAACTGTTCCTAAGAATGCGGATGTAACAG is a window of Clostridium sp. 'White wine YQ' DNA encoding:
- the cysS gene encoding cysteine--tRNA ligase — encoded protein: MRLYNTLTRKKEEFIPITPGEVKMYVCGPTVYNFFHIGNGRTFIVFDTIRRYLEYRGYNVKFVQNFTDIDDKLITKANDEETTLKEIGDRYIAEYYKDADGLNIKRATVNPRATEYVNQIISFVEELIEKGYAYEVDGDVYFKTKNFESYGKLSGQSLEDLQAGARISVDERKQDPMDFAIWKALKPGEPGWDCPWGKGRPGWHIECSCMAKNILGDTIDIHAGGSDLVFPHHENEIAQSEALTGKPFANYWMHAAFLNVNNQKMSKSLNNFLTARDALEKYDADVIRFLMLSGHYRIQLNFSDDLLDSAKASVERLYNAISNLESLLDEVRREEISEDEKKYLESLDSYRQRYIEKMDDDFNTADAISVLFDLARDINSNVTVESSKGLVNGALSIIRELGNPLGILQKSTKVSLEEEVEKLIEERQNARKNRDFALADKIRDDLKARGIILEDTPQGVRWKKI
- a CDS encoding Mini-ribonuclease 3: MDNLLYEKFSSEKARRLNPLQLAFVGDGVFETFIRNYILNKNCELSAHKLHLEAIKYVKAHAQSEIIKRIEKELTEEEYYIYKRGRNTKSATVPKNADVTEYRAATGFEALVGYLYLIGDKERLNFILLKSVEENLIKEN